The genome window GGCCTGGTATGAATCCTGTCGCGGCGCAGTGTGTGCTGATGGACGAATCTGGTTACTATCCACAGTCAGCTCGTTCTTAATTTCAGTTGTAGCTGACTTGAACTCGCGAATTCCTTTGCCAAGACCCCGCGCAATTTCGGGGATGCGTTTGGCACCGAAAACTAATAGAATGACCAAGAAGATCAGAATAATCTCAAATGGTCCTAGGCTACCCATGTTCTTACCCTAATTGTTAATGTTTTGAGCTTTATCAGGTATCAATATACCAATTGCTGTGCCGAGGAAC of Bacteroidota bacterium contains these proteins:
- a CDS encoding twin-arginine translocase TatA/TatE family subunit codes for the protein MGSLGPFEIILIFLVILLVFGAKRIPEIARGLGKGIREFKSATTEIKNELTVDSNQIRPSAHTAPRQDSYQAQPAPQPAQPAAEAPKTADSGEA